In a genomic window of Rhodovulum sp. P5:
- a CDS encoding TrkA family potassium uptake protein, protein MKGRSFAVIGLGTFGSTVASELARFGNPVLGIDTQERTLSRLAEVLTEAIIADGRDEVALREAGVQNYDVAVIAIGEDLEANILCTMNVKLLGVETIWVKAMSRTHHRILSKLGVDRVVLPEQEVGQHIAQMLHNPMVRDYVSLGNGYHVVELIVPEGLEGQTVADQKLADDYDLRALGAMRESSFLSCEDGGLVLKTADKLLLLGRSSDLRRFADDRRTKA, encoded by the coding sequence GTGAAAGGCCGCAGTTTCGCCGTCATCGGCCTTGGCACCTTCGGAAGCACAGTGGCCAGCGAACTTGCCCGGTTCGGCAATCCTGTGCTCGGCATCGACACCCAGGAACGCACGCTGTCCCGCCTTGCGGAGGTTCTGACCGAGGCGATCATCGCCGATGGCCGGGATGAGGTCGCCCTGCGCGAGGCAGGGGTGCAGAACTACGACGTCGCTGTCATCGCCATCGGCGAGGACCTTGAGGCGAACATCCTGTGCACGATGAACGTCAAGCTGCTGGGGGTGGAGACGATCTGGGTCAAGGCGATGAGCCGCACCCATCACCGAATCCTGTCAAAATTGGGCGTCGATCGCGTTGTCCTGCCAGAGCAGGAGGTCGGACAGCACATCGCGCAGATGCTGCACAACCCGATGGTGCGCGACTATGTCAGTCTCGGCAACGGGTATCACGTCGTCGAACTGATCGTTCCCGAGGGGCTGGAAGGCCAGACCGTTGCCGACCAGAAGCTTGCCGATGACTACGACCTCAGGGCGCTGGGCGCGATGCGGGAAAGCAGCTTTCTGTCCTGCGAAGACGGCGGGCTTGTGCTGAAGACGGCCGACAAGCTGCTGCTTTTGGGGCGGTCGTCGGATTTGCGCCGGTTCGCGGATGACCGGCGGACGAAAGCCTAG
- a CDS encoding PAS-domain containing protein: MTYSLIDPSDSVQRQNEKLQQIVEVLMKRVEQSTDDSGAAYAQFQRVVMLEDEVRDRTRDLEHALDLLNQSNAQLAEANRATEAARSDLANAIETIQEGFALFDRNDALVLCNSRFSMQLPDVREILRPGLSFRAYVEAVSESQFLSLPAGETPRDWATRRLNRHRDSRVVLNVRLIWNRWVQISEHHTGDGQTVILQTDITDIMRLERRERDRMLDDQARLIRATLDHINQGVCIFDTKARLVGWNGKVGEMLSIPVSQFRFGADFDRIFDRLINELQFTAGLAPDKLLSWVHQDDPRPPLRFEIRRGDAIILDVFAEEMPNREFVISFNDVTARRQAAEALQDAKAFLEQRVMERTLELEDALAEAERANASKSRFVAAASHDLLQPLSAAKLYVSSITDDLEKPAHAEVLRRTERALESVEDIIGALLDISTLDSGQVSIDLAPVDVTDLFAHIHAEFAAHADLKGLDLRIRPRPAFIRTDARYIRRILQNLVANAVRYTERGSVLVGARRRGRSLRLEVWDTGPGIAEEDQDTIFREFQRLNARASASEGMGLGLAIVERACARLGHPLGLWSQPGRGSGFFVTVPLDPGPGPVSARLPVQRAPAHDVAGLAVLLVENDSDMRRALSMVLERRGVNLLSVENTAEALALLDEIALTPDAMLVDYHLDGDETGVEAIRAIRAVYGAIPARIITANRAPEVADACRAAQIDLLHKPLSTAEVEAFLHAAAPA, translated from the coding sequence ATGACCTATAGCCTGATCGACCCGTCCGACAGCGTCCAGCGCCAGAACGAGAAGCTTCAGCAGATCGTCGAGGTCCTGATGAAGCGTGTCGAGCAAAGCACCGACGACAGCGGCGCGGCCTACGCCCAGTTCCAGCGGGTGGTGATGCTGGAGGACGAGGTTCGCGACCGCACCCGCGACCTTGAACACGCGCTGGACCTGCTGAACCAGTCGAACGCCCAACTGGCGGAGGCCAACCGCGCGACCGAGGCCGCCCGGTCCGACCTCGCCAATGCGATCGAGACGATCCAGGAAGGCTTTGCGCTCTTTGACCGCAACGATGCGCTGGTTCTGTGCAACAGCCGCTTTTCCATGCAGCTTCCGGATGTGCGCGAAATCCTGCGCCCGGGCCTGTCTTTCCGCGCCTATGTAGAGGCCGTCAGCGAAAGCCAGTTCCTGTCGCTGCCCGCCGGGGAAACGCCTCGGGACTGGGCCACCCGCCGTCTGAACCGCCACCGCGACAGCCGCGTGGTGCTTAACGTGCGCCTGATCTGGAACCGCTGGGTGCAGATCAGCGAACACCACACCGGCGACGGGCAGACCGTCATCCTGCAGACCGACATCACCGACATCATGCGGCTGGAGCGGCGCGAGCGGGATCGGATGCTGGACGATCAGGCCCGGCTGATCCGCGCGACGCTCGACCACATCAATCAGGGGGTGTGCATCTTCGACACCAAGGCGCGGCTTGTGGGCTGGAACGGCAAGGTGGGCGAGATGCTGTCGATCCCGGTCAGCCAGTTCCGTTTCGGCGCCGATTTCGACCGGATCTTCGACCGGCTGATCAACGAGCTGCAATTCACGGCCGGGCTGGCGCCGGACAAGCTCCTGTCATGGGTGCATCAGGACGACCCGCGCCCGCCCTTGCGGTTCGAGATCCGGCGCGGCGATGCCATCATCCTGGATGTCTTTGCCGAGGAGATGCCGAACCGGGAATTCGTGATCTCCTTCAACGACGTGACCGCGCGGCGGCAAGCGGCCGAGGCGTTGCAGGACGCCAAGGCGTTTCTGGAACAGCGCGTCATGGAACGCACGCTGGAACTTGAAGATGCGCTGGCCGAGGCCGAGCGTGCCAATGCGTCCAAGTCGCGTTTCGTTGCCGCGGCAAGCCATGACCTGTTGCAACCGCTGTCGGCGGCCAAGCTCTATGTCTCCTCGATTACCGATGACCTGGAAAAGCCTGCCCATGCCGAGGTTCTGCGCCGCACCGAACGCGCGCTGGAAAGCGTGGAGGACATCATCGGCGCGCTTTTGGATATCTCGACCCTGGACTCGGGGCAGGTGTCGATCGACCTTGCCCCGGTCGATGTGACAGACCTGTTCGCCCATATCCACGCCGAATTCGCGGCCCATGCGGACCTGAAGGGGCTTGATCTGCGGATCCGTCCGCGCCCGGCCTTCATCCGGACGGATGCACGCTATATTCGCCGGATCCTGCAAAACCTCGTTGCCAACGCCGTTCGATATACCGAGCGGGGCAGCGTTCTGGTCGGCGCGCGGCGGCGCGGCCGGTCGCTGCGTCTGGAGGTCTGGGATACCGGTCCGGGCATCGCGGAAGAGGATCAGGACACGATCTTTCGTGAGTTCCAGCGCCTGAACGCCCGCGCCTCGGCCAGCGAGGGGATGGGGCTGGGCCTTGCCATCGTGGAACGTGCCTGCGCGCGGCTGGGCCATCCCCTTGGCCTGTGGTCGCAGCCCGGACGGGGCAGCGGGTTCTTCGTGACCGTGCCGCTCGACCCCGGGCCGGGACCTGTGTCGGCGCGCTTGCCGGTTCAGCGGGCACCGGCCCATGACGTGGCCGGTCTGGCCGTCTTGCTGGTCGAAAACGACAGCGACATGCGGCGGGCCCTGTCGATGGTTCTTGAGCGGCGGGGGGTCAACCTTCTGTCCGTTGAGAACACGGCAGAGGCGCTGGCGCTGCTGGACGAAATCGCGCTGACACCCGACGCGATGCTGGTGGACTATCACCTTGACGGCGATGAGACCGGTGTCGAGGCGATCCGCGCGATCCGGGCCGTCTATGGCGCGATCCCGGCGCGCATTATCACCGCCAACCGCGCGCCAGAGGTGGCCGACGCCTGCCGCGCGGCGCAGATCGACCTCCTGCACAAGCCGCTCTCGACCGCCGAGGTGGAGGCCTTTCTGCACGCGGCTGCGCCCGCCTGA
- a CDS encoding FIST N-terminal domain-containing protein encodes MDGIGKPALSDAGARSLMRSAHVPGRSDNPMGALRAQLGSGPFALVVLFASPEADFLALMAAAERAFPDTPTAGCTTAGEITAEGYTEGEIVAVALPAAHFSARTLVVEDLSRIDPQALVGDMIRTRAALGRDVPDFAHEFAMLMVDGLSVQEDALCSALLGGLGPVPLFGGSAGDGTRFRQTFVGHGGQTLGNAAVLCFVRTDCPVRVFSLDHLHPSDRRMVVTEADPKNRIVRKINAEPAAREYARLLGKDPEQLSPLTFAAHPVVVRIGGRHHVRAIQRVADNGDLVFFAAIDEGLVLTLADPEDMAVHLERSLSELGATETPAAILACDCVLRRIEAQEKQKMTELSRLLARHNVVGFSTYGEQVGGLHVNQTMTGVAIYPPLTRTGT; translated from the coding sequence ATGGACGGGATCGGGAAACCGGCCCTGTCCGATGCAGGTGCCCGGTCTTTGATGCGCAGCGCGCATGTGCCGGGCCGCTCGGACAACCCGATGGGGGCGTTGCGGGCGCAATTGGGCTCGGGTCCTTTTGCGCTTGTTGTGCTTTTTGCCAGCCCCGAGGCAGATTTTCTCGCCCTGATGGCCGCGGCGGAAAGGGCCTTTCCGGACACGCCAACCGCGGGCTGCACCACCGCCGGCGAAATCACGGCAGAGGGGTATACCGAGGGCGAGATCGTCGCCGTCGCCCTGCCCGCGGCCCATTTCAGCGCCCGCACGCTGGTGGTCGAGGATCTGTCCCGGATCGATCCGCAGGCGCTGGTCGGTGACATGATCCGCACCCGTGCAGCCCTTGGGCGCGATGTGCCCGATTTCGCCCATGAATTCGCGATGCTGATGGTCGACGGCCTGTCGGTGCAGGAGGATGCCCTGTGTTCGGCGCTTCTGGGGGGGCTGGGCCCGGTGCCGCTGTTCGGCGGATCGGCCGGGGACGGCACGCGGTTCCGCCAGACCTTTGTGGGGCATGGCGGGCAGACGCTGGGCAATGCGGCGGTTCTGTGTTTCGTGCGGACAGATTGCCCGGTGCGGGTGTTCAGCCTTGACCACCTGCATCCCAGCGACCGGCGCATGGTCGTGACCGAGGCCGACCCCAAGAACCGGATCGTGCGCAAGATCAATGCCGAACCGGCCGCGCGGGAATATGCCCGTCTTCTGGGAAAGGACCCCGAACAGCTGTCGCCGCTGACATTCGCCGCGCACCCGGTCGTGGTGAGGATCGGCGGGCGGCATCACGTCCGTGCCATCCAGCGCGTTGCCGACAACGGTGATCTGGTGTTTTTCGCTGCGATTGACGAGGGGCTGGTGCTGACGCTCGCCGACCCCGAGGATATGGCCGTGCATCTGGAACGCAGCCTGTCGGAGCTTGGCGCCACCGAAACGCCCGCCGCGATCCTGGCCTGCGATTGCGTGTTGCGGCGGATCGAGGCGCAGGAAAAGCAGAAGATGACCGAGCTTTCCCGCCTGCTGGCCCGTCACAATGTCGTCGGCTTTTCCACCTATGGAGAGCAGGTGGGCGGCCTGCATGTGAACCAGACCATGACCGGGGTCGCGATCTATCCGCCGCTGACCAGAACGGGAACATGA